The genomic stretch AAACACCACCATCTGAACAAACCCAAAATCCACCACCTGAACAACCAACACCACCACCCTCTGCTACCCCCACCATACCACCCTCTGAAGACATCACCTTCCCTACCCCTAAGACTCCCACTAACACCACCCAAACACTACCATCTTCCCCAAAATCTGAACCAGATCATACCTTTCCCACCTTAGAAGAAGCAAACGCTTTATTTGCTGAGTCTTCAGTGGATAAGATCAAGTCTCTGTCTGTAAACTCCagtatcagtgatgatccctctgaAGTAAGGAttcactggaacagagtgatcaAATGGATGAACTCTGAATCCTTCAAACTGAAatgcctctctgaacaagtcTGCAATGACTTCGTCAAAGATGCTGGAGTAAGGCTACAGGATCTCTTGGTCAGAGAGGCTGAGGAAAAGGCCAGAAGAGAAGCAGAAGAGAAAGCTCTCATGGAAGAGGAGAAACGGGCTAGAGAAGTTGAAGAGAAGGTTGTTGTTGCTGCGGCTGTTGCTGAAGCTGAGGGAAAAGCAAAAGCCGAAGTTGAAGAAGCAGCACACATTGCTACGAAGGGAGCTGCAAAGGCTAACGctgatgctctgactcagggggagcaatCTAACTCTGGTTTCTCCCCTCTGGTCCTAAAGACCTTGGAAGAACTGTAGAAGGAGCAACAGATTATGCGAGCAAGATTGGATCAACAAGACtccatcaacaacaacattcagaacctgctgactcaactgctctaaaggatgcctccgcctccaaacccttaggcacttaggcttTTTGTGTTGTTTTTTTCTTATGTTTTCCTTATGTTTTGTTCTCTCTTCTGCATTGATGCTTACCTATACCTCTgtttcttatatatatatatatatatatatatatatatatatatatatatatatatatatatatatttgaacATTGTTTCTTGCAGTTATGCCTTTTTTAGTCTGACAAAAAGGCGGAGAACTaatatagctctgatgaaaatatatTTAAGCCTCATCCTACACTATGCACATTAATATCTGAATGACTTATGAGAACTAAAAGTTATGCAGGATATCAACTAAGGTACAGACTAGATGTCACAAAAGGAAAGTCTGGTAAGAACATATGAGAAATCTGATGATCCATCTAAGGGAGAGTCATCCTTCATCTTAATATGAGTTATTATTTTGATTATACCACTGTTTCATCATCACTCTGAATtttttttgtcatcatcaaaaatggggAGATTATAAGAAATAATCTAGtttctacaatgtatctctaagattttgatgataacaaaggatgaaacaaaatAGTCAGATAGATATCCATCAGATACAGATACAAGTTCTGAGATACCACTTAGAAGATACGCAagcagaagctctgactctgattAGAGAAAGCGCAAACTCAACAAGCGACACTCTGAAGTACGCACTCTAGGATCTGAAGCCTTGCGCTCTGAAGAAATCAATCAGAAGAAACTCTGAAGACAGACAACAACAAGCATCTATCTGAAGAAACACTTGCTGAATAGAGACTCTGATGTTCGAACCCGCTGATTCAGAATACTTATCTATAAAGAATTTAACTTATGGAAAGAATCTATTTCAGGAAGAATTTTATGGCCTCGCAAAAATTTTTTTGGAAAGAACACAGAGTTTAATGACATTAATTATCCATCATCGCCAAAGATTCTGACATTCAAACTTTCAACGATCTTCTCATCACCCCTATATAAAGTATGGAATGTATCACTAAGAAGACACCtgaaacacacgagaatacaatGCTACTATtatattcattattcattctcTTTCTCACACGAGTTGCTGCTCTAAAGTGCGAACAATTCTTTTGCTTTTACCTTGTGTAATCTCTGtttacctagaagcactaagcatCACTATAATTCTATTTACTTGTTGAAACtctcctcaagtgacttgtgaagtctgtatacttgagaggactaagatatctctattctcttagacgatcttttgtgtaatctttcaagattagtggattaagtcctttttgaaggagaaatcaccttggccgggtggactgtagtagctttgaatttcaagtgaaccagTAGAAAATTCAGTGTTGATATTACTTGTTTCAGTGTGTGCCTCATTTCtaaaaagtttttattattgttaaaacaattcaaacccccatttcttgtttttctctaccttcaataAGCGTGActttgtcctttgactcaagctgcaactcctcatgctttcggctcaaagcatggaatcgcttTTCCCACacatccttctcttgcttcatcttggcaagtgcgtcttccaactcctctatatcttggttagggagagttaatggctcaaccacaaccatagacataggtctttcacaagcataaggcatctttaactccaaagctcttttcttcaccaaaagagtgtaagcttccaaagctacacagttgcacggaccaagctcggatcttcctttcctatgcacattatgccaagcatgtaccatcttctgcttcaaatgttggggatatttactctcttgatagaaaagaccttctaactgagtgttattaggtttgtctctcaaggggaaaccaagttgacgacgagccaaagcagggttatagtttattcctccttgtataccaataaggggtacattagagaattcaccacaactatcaataatctccaagctacccaatgccgagtcataccaaactatatcatcattagtgagggacataagtctctgagaccaccgtagacattttttgttctccacaaaagcaggcgtctgaggcaagtgcaaagtaaaccacttgtatagaagaggaacacaacacgcaatagttccaccacctttagaatcCTCAATTGCAAAGAGAATTACacatcacccaacaaagtaggtacaatattcccaatcaagaagattctactggcattaacatcaacaaaaccatcaattTTAGGtaacaaagccaaaccatagatgagcaacacaaagatggcttcaaaagcatccacactaccggcttgagcaaagacagtagctttccctataagaaactcataagtcaacccaaacattcctcctttcttcacccaatgagcctcaatctcagactttttcaagtgaagagcttcagctataatatgagatctgggaatctcctccaatccactaaaaggcaccttgtcagaaacaggcatccccaagagatgggcatactcctctaacgtaaGCATAAGCTGATAATttggaaaagtgaagcaacggtagaaagggtcataaaactgaaccaacacactcaagagtccttcaactacatcagcagataacacagacaaaagctttccatgacgttgcttaaaatccaagggatctaatacaaaagatgatagcttccttagctctttcatatcgggacatctgaaactgtacttcttagtgttccttcgtccataatgcatagtctgaaaatatttgcaaaaaAACCTCAtttccttgaagttatttttcgtgtgatgaatgttatgatggtatgaatgcatgaatgtaacaatcacaaataagggatcacacacaaggaaaacaaaggtcaagggatgaatcaagtcattgtcaagatcaatcatccattttggtggattatggttttcaccttttcaacacccaagttccattgacattgacatgacttgattggatcaaccaagaatcaagggtttgttgtgagtcacgagcgtggagtcaagttaagaaccatcccaaaggagtgtactaaggataaaaacctcTAGTTCATGTTCtaaaagttcccagagtcttaattccatttatcgaatattacaggttaggatgaatgactcatcaacccataatattctcaagagaaactcgtctgagtgtagtatcacataacaactgttatcaggtctacacctgaacaatctccgcactacatcctaaataggccaagttgggttaaatgttctacggtcctcagcttctctgacctcaaatcagagaaagtaatgcctaaccacaaataacttgtgtgacatccatagctccaaaagggtctccactgagtagatgggtttcaagccaacttgttaatgactataccaccctcatatcttaattgcactcaagttcgggttacaacttatctcaccactcaaagatcaccaagcgCAACAAGCAGActatatcacacaaacaaatatacaaatatatacacacacaaaagtaggctaaacccactagagactactccccaacagagtcgccacttaatatctgtagcagtaaattcatgaccattaagcaatgaataaacttaacgtcaataaaactagagtcgccaccgctcttttattatttccaaagaaaaagggaaaagtacgaacaaaacccaaagataagaagttttcaaatcaaaactaataaatcctagagattacaggtaagggggttggttacacaaagggaaggtgttagcacccaaagtgtccttggtactcctagggagacctttttatgtgtgtatgtgttttttggtataaaagatgtttgaggaaaaatagagtgtagggatgagaaaagaattcattaattacatttttgtgtttgacaagaccttcagacttgtgcctacataccaacataaaaatgagggatcaaaacctcgtagttcatggtatcaatttcaaaatgagtggatttcttttaacaaaattaaaatttaaaaagaggcacaaagagcctaaaagagtttgaatgggtgttagttctttttgtcttttgaaattttaagtcaatatggttaagttcatttacaagtttgatttaagaaaatatttttaaaatgcaatggcataaggccaaagtttctaatttgcaaaagagtctaagtttagaaatcacaagcaaaaaaggtttttgaaaagggggagagatttgaaatttaagaaataggaggagatgaagagactaatcctaagcataaaatttaaaagttaagagttgaaaagatctgaccaatgggatgcaatccaatagacaagaatgtcatatagaaacccatttttcctttggactttagactcaagcaatatcaataagcaaatagcaatatgaagagcaaggcatcaaataaagatagccacatctaagctagcaacttcatagtcttcttcttaatcttaccatgtatcaaatgacatactccttgaatggctcggaataaggcattagacacaggttcaagGTAAAAtttacatcaagaccatgtagcagatgaattcatgtaGATACTTGaatcagatgaaagctcaaatcacaatacCTTGGcttcagaaatgttggcattggccaagtcctttttcatagggaatgttgcctaattctaagtccaaagctcaaatcaaatccaacagtccacacaaacattttttagggtttttgttgtttattaggtattttaaggtcctaagaccacaaacacaaacaagatactcaaacaaatatatacaatcacaatatatggctcaagtgagcaaagtaaaaatggcataaacataaataagttaaatgatatgtaaatggcaaatgaaatggtgaatgtcataccccaaaattcgcccTATCCTTCACATAATCATATAGGTCAGTAACCCTAAACATGCATATCATCCTCATCTATTCATTCATTAATTTCAACCATGGTTCAATCCGATCTACATGTATTATCAGTTGGATTCATCAATTCATTGCATGGTGTCATTGCATTCATCAGTTCACCATTGTGCCATATTTCCTTTTCAAATTGAGTGTTATCTCAAGGTTGATTTTAACTGCAGATTAATCCCGGAGGTTCAAATTGGTTTATATCCAAACTGACCTTTGGAGGTTTAAGTTGACCTTTGAAATTCGAATTGATTTTTAAGGAGTATTTCATTTCTTTTGTCAAATTAACGTTAGAGACCGTTAACCTTTACAATTTCAAGTCGGTCTTAGAACTCCATTTGCATTGTTATAATTGTCTTAGAACGCCGATAAATGCATAGCGATGAAATGCGAGCCACCAAGCTGCGACTTGAGCCAAACATGCAAACAACAAGCCAAAACATGTAACGTAACGCTGCAGCAAAAGCGCCAAACCAAAGCTCACATACAAACTGCATAAGCCAACACAAGTTACAACGGTAACAGAAAGCCAACAACGACAATGCAACTGCAAATTCCCAAATGTAGATCAACTAATAAAACAACTCCACACCAAGATTCACACGCCAAGCCAATAACGAAGTGCAATAAATGACAACGCGAGTCTGCATAAACGATAATAGAAATTCAACGCAGCATTACCAAAACGCAGAAAGATCTTCCAAATAGAAAGTGTAAATAAGAGAAGCCACCGATAACGAACTTCCGGTTTTTCCATAAAATcttccatttttcttcttcttcccccgcgtttcctttttatttttcaGAACCACCGCCGCTAACAAACTCACAAACCACCATCGTCACCTTCTACCGTCTTCCGCCATCGTAACCATCCTACCTTCTTGTGCCATTGTCTCATCCTCACTCTCTTCCTCTTCACCGTCATCTCCACGAATAACAATGGCAAACCAACATCATGACGCCACGCGAGCGAACAACGACGACGAAGAGGAGCGATCTTCTTCGCCGGTCAACGCGGGAACACCCGTTCTAGATCTTTTGCCATCGTATGCTCTTCGCTGTTGCAAGGAACCGATCAGAGGGACACATCCATAATCTTCATTCATCAGAGTGTGTGTTAATTACCGGAGCGATGGATCCCCATTCGCCGTTAATGGTAAGAATCTAATCAATTTGCTAGGTGGAGTTTGTTTTCTCACTTAGGTTAGGTTAGGAGAGATGGAGGAGTGTGGTGGTGTTGGTACAATCCGTTCGAGGGTCGTCTCGTGCTTGAATGTGATCGAGGACGGTGAATACTAGTCAAACATATTAAGCGCTTTTCCATACGtgtttttcttctttctttccTTCAGCATGATGTTGTTACGTGTGGACCTAGTTACACCTTGACTATTTGGGCCTAAGGCCCAAACAAGTCTCTTCACAACACACACTCCATAGCCTTGCACCCCCTGCGTTTGGGCCTAGTAAATCCAGTCATAAGGCCCATTTTGCTGTTTTGTTATTAGTCCATTTCTTTGTTTTTGTGGTTAACTATTAGATTAAAAGTAATTAGGAGAATTGTTTAGGATAAATTATGTTAACGGTTTAGATTGGATTTTCTTTAGAATTTAATTAGAGTTAATTTTGATTAGAAGTTTAATTGGAATTGTGTTAACTACTGAGAATTTAATTAGTATATTTTGTTTAGAATTAATTTCTTGATAATTGGTGATAATTGTTTAGAATTGGTAATATTTTAGAATATAATTTGTCAATATTTTAGAagtttttaattgttttaattttagaatttattttgataattgtttttaattttaggcttttattttgataattgttttcTTGAATATTTTCTATTTTGATCTAACATCTAACAATTAACTCTAACATTTCAATTCTTGCATTCTAACTTCTAACTTTTACAATTCCGCTTCTAACATTTATTTTTGCCATTTACTTACTTTGCTTTATTTTGCTTTATGCTATATCATTGTATATTCTTCATCTCATTCTAAAATGACTAAAAATGGTTAAGACTTAAAAAATGCAACAAAAAAAACAAGATAATTCCCTTAGCATGGAAAATACATTGGACAAAGGACTTAGAGATTGTTGTTAGGACCCTTGCAAAAGACCTTGGACAAATATTCTACCCTAACATGGAAGGAGCATTCAAGAATTCAAGACAAGTTGTAATCTTTTATGTGCTTTCTAGTTTAGGACACAATTTCACACACACagctttctcttgggctacctgacaatgagaccttttattttctgcactcccttgtactttacagGTACCCCCTCCCCTTTCCGATGTATGCTTTTACttgctttcttttattgcttgttatctactccttaggcattaggaacACGTACCATTTAATACTcaataatcaaacccttgatccaatgtcaagcgGTCTTTTCTTAAACCAAAACCAACaatcaaacccttgatccaatgtcaagtggtctcttttttcaaatcaaattcaaaaacataataaatggcgattaggatcgtacgtcacgagccttaagcaataaagaagggatgagactggagctttcctacactcattctaAATGCTTCGAACGCAAGACGTTTGGCTTGATAGtttgaggtattcacctttatccatagtctttagtttaatccgaaatcaataacacTTTCTCAAAATCTAAaaacaatcaaactcattcaaaccttttgtttgaaCCTTAGGGCGACACAATGAAAAAtccttcttcaaggtaataaaatcaacaaaacaaacaaacattttaAACCTACGAACTACGGGactctgatttctcacttcaacaagtgggcatacgtaggtACGAGGAtccaatccttggcgagcacactagtttaaaatctacctccacaCCGTAAGCCTTTAGCAAGCAAACATTTTGATAAACAACATACACGTAAGCGCAAACATtctagatggttcccatggagtaccatggatgtgaggggtactaataccttccccttacataaccgacttcctAACCTTTTcgtggttgcgacgaccattctttggggttttctcgatattttcccattcctttggaataaataaaaaccgatggcgactttgtatttttcgcgtagcgacagctggagactctactggggacacCTCTCTAAACAAGTCAAGCCTAATCTAGGTTGCTTCCTCGCCTATGTGGATGCTTATCCTTCTGATATTTATTGCCTTTCGCTTTAAATTTTTTGAT from Lathyrus oleraceus cultivar Zhongwan6 chromosome 7, CAAS_Psat_ZW6_1.0, whole genome shotgun sequence encodes the following:
- the LOC127103911 gene encoding glutenin, low molecular weight subunit-like, translated to MDWMPEHPPNFMKRMREPSEKSKKAKKEKLGETSGSRPPVYLTDSPSKSLPPSRSFNLKQIASSLPQTTLIHTQSETPPSTTKLSNTPTSNPLSTPLQKFNLSTTTLPVSVEEMLNKSTSPSSSKPSSPPYYVPSSDSELSDPQSPTLAQLQAHALASQPQPEPETNTPPPEQQIPPSFEQPQTPPSEQTQNPPPEQPTPPPSATPTIPPSEDITFPTPKTPTNTTQTLPSSPKSEPDHTFPTLEEANALFAESSVDKIKSLSVNSSISDDPSEVRIHWNRVIKWMNSESFKLKCLSEQVCNDFVKDAGVRLQDLLVREAEEKARREAEEKALMEEEKRAREVEEKVVVAAAVAEAEGKAKAEVEEAAHIATKGAAKANADALTQGEQSNSGFSPLVLKTLEEL